Proteins encoded within one genomic window of Diorhabda sublineata isolate icDioSubl1.1 chromosome 1, icDioSubl1.1, whole genome shotgun sequence:
- the LOC130442939 gene encoding glutamate receptor ionotropic, kainate 2-like encodes MKQLLHFNVYWIIYSFLLKYVICIKREVTVGVLLQDLTSQINIPLNSTIYKKNMFEHIVPFSSRIMSVSGTDNFEASQTLCNMLEGNEGVIAVYSDAINTIPILESTCTNFEVPFITTSWRNPRPTKKYGDAESGALVSFFPEAEAYAKGLAEIVKSLQWNSFIIIYETEEGLIRMQEILKLQELSPSSKRNNILVMQLGSDPDYRPLLKKIKNTTEDNIILDCQTTKILPVLNQAKSLGMLKLHNRYFLTSLDAHTLDFASLNTTANITTIRLHDPKSDDFRNTIHRWELTEFENHNKRVPLDYLSIKTETVLFHDAILLVTDSINAISVKFNINNKPISCNGNDTSDYGFTLRQYILINTPSLTLTGPIKFNDKGERIDFNIHVVDILDDTVIATWFANNESLALARSDNQTVDAAISNLQKITVIVSSRIGEPYLMLREPKYEGEILTGNYRYEGYSMDLIDKIAKIIGFNYQFEITDKYGNYDKVEKRWNGLIREVLEKRAHLAICDLTITPERREVVDFSMPFMTLGIGILHKMPDKGDVNMFGFLDPFSPIVWIYTATLYLIISIVLFFISRMTPGDWENPHPCEENPEELENIWDVKNCLWLTLGSIMTQGCDILPKGISSRLAVGMWWFFSLIMTSSYTANLAAFLTKANLEPPIDGAEALSKQTKIKYGCLANGATESFFKNSNFSTYQRMWMSMQQTKPSVFEESNPEGVQRVRTTKNSLYAFLMESTQIEYEVETKCDLKQIGRLLDSKSFGIAMPMNSPYRSAINRAVLKLQESGELGDLKKKWWKEKQKEPSCPAPSEEEDSLKLDLANVGGIFLVLGIGIAMSCVFAILEFLWNCRTISVQEHISFMHALKIELKFACNIFITKKRVKPLLSENGSSERSEKDDEKNESKSMIQSMLQSIGSNLNLNE; translated from the exons GTGTACTTTTACAAGATTTAACTTCTCAAATCAATATTCCATTGAATAGTacaatttataagaaaaacatGTTTGAACACATAGTTCCTTTCTCGAGTAGAATTATGTCAGTTTCTGGAACGGATAATTTTGAAGCAAGCCAAACTT tATGTAATATGTTGGAAGGAAATGAGGGTGTTATAGCCGTATACTCAGATGCTATAAATACCATCCCAATATTAGAGTCAACTTGTACAAATTTTGAAGTACCATTCATAACGACTTCTTGGAGAAACCCACgcccaacaaaaaaatatggagaTGCAGAATCTGGAGCTTTAGTCAGTTTTTTTCCTGAAGCCGAAGCTTATGCAAAAg GTCTTGCCGAAATTGTGAAAAGTCTCCAATGGAatagttttataattatatatgaaaCCGAAGAAGGCTTAATACGCATgcaagaaatattgaaattgcaAGAACTTAGTCCTTCTTCGAAGAGAAATAACATCCTTGTGATGCAGCTTGGCTCCGATCCGGATTACAG GCCTCTgcttaaaaagattaaaaacacAACTGAAGACAATATTATTTTAGACTgtcaaacaacaaaaatattaccGGTATTAAATCAAGCCAAAAGCTTAGGAATGCTGAAATTACACAATAGATACTTTTTAACATCGTTG gatGCTCATACTTTAGATTTTGCATCTTTAAATACAACAGCAAATATCACTACCATACGGCTCCATGACCCTAAAAGTGACGATTTTCGAAATACCATTCATAGATGGGAACTCACAGAATTTGAGAATCACAATAAAAGGGTTCCATTGGATTATTTGTCTATAAAG acGGAAACCGTACTTTTTCATGATGCTATACTTCTAGTAACTGACAGTATAAACGCAATATCAGTTAAATTTAACATTAATAACAAACCAATTTCATGTAATGGTAATGATACATCCGACTATGGATTTACCCTTAGACAATACATTCTAATT AATACCCCATCGCTTACACTGACAGGACCTATAAAATTTAACGATAAAGGGGAACGAATAGATTTTAATATCCACGTTGTTGATATCCTAGACGATACGGTTATAGCTACATGGTTCGCCAATAACGAATCTCTCGCCTTAGCAAGAAGTGACAACCAAACCGTCGACGCAGCTATttcaaatcttcaaaaaattacagTTATTGTATCTTCAAG AATTGGTGAACCTTACTTGATGCTTCGTGAACCAAAATATGAAGGTGAGATCTTGACTGGAAATTATCGTTATGAAGGCTATTCCATGGATTTGATAGATAAAATTGCGAAAATTATAGGATTCAATTATCAGTTCGAAATTACCgataaatatggaaattatgATAAAGTCGAAAAAAGATGGAACGGTTTAATAAGAGAAGTCTTAGAAAAG AGAGCTCATTTAGCAATTTGTGATTTGACAATAACTCCTGAACGGAGAGAAGTAGTTGATTTTAGTATGCCATTCATGACTTTAG GTATAGGAATTTTGCACAAGATGCCTGATAAGGGTGATGTGAATATGTTCGGTTTTTTGGATCCTTTTTCGCCTATCGTTTGGATATACACTGCTACGCTGTATCTGATAATAtctattgtattattttttatctccaG aatGACTCCAGGTGACTGGGAAAACCCTCATCCGTGCGAAGAAAACCCAGAAGAATTAGAAAATATCTGGGACGTAAAAAATTGTCTTTGGCTTACTCTTGGATCTATAATGACCCAAGGTTGTGACATTTTACCAAA gGGAATTTCGTCGAGATTGGCAGTAGGTATGTGGTGGTTCTTCTCACTCATTATGACCAGTTCCTATACCGCAAACTTAGCCGCGTTCTTGACTAAAGCTAATTTAGAACCACCCATAGATGGCGCGGAAGCTCTCTCCAAACAAACTAAGATAAAGTATGGTTGTTTGGCAAACGGAGCGACGGAATCCTTCTTCAAAAACTCTAATTTTTCTACATATCAAAG AATGTGGATGAGCATGCAACAAACGAAGCCAAGCGTATTTGAAGAGAGCAATCCTGAAGGTGTACAAAGAGTGAGAACCACGAAAAATTCTTTATACGCTTTCCTAATGGAATCCACGCAAATTGAATATGAAGTTGAAACAAAATGTGATTTAAAACAAATCGGAAGACTATTGGATAGTAAAAGTTTTGGAATCGCCATGCCCATGA ATTCTCCGTATAGAAGCGCGATAAATCGAGCAGTACTCAAATTGCAGGAGTCTGGAGAACTAggagatttgaaaaaaaagtggtGGAAAGAGAAACAAAAAGAACCATCTTGTCCAGCa cCAAGTGAAGAAGAAGATTCTTTAAAATTGGACCTAGCAAATGTTGGTGGAATATTTTTGGTATTGGGAATTGGTATAGCAATGTCTTGTGTATTTGCAATATTAGAGTTTCTATGGAATTGTAGAACAATATCTGTACAAGAGCAC attagTTTTATGCACGCACTTAAAATCGAGCTGAAGTTCGCGTGCAACATCTTCATAACCAAGAAACGAGTCAAACCGCTTTTGTCGGAAAATGGTTCATCTGAGAGAAGTGAAAAAGACGATGAAAAGAACGAAAGCAAAAGCATGATACAGAGTATGTTACAGAGTATTGGATCCAACTTAAacttaaatgaataa